The DNA segment GTTAAGCAAGCATGAAAGGGAAGTGCTTTTAAAGTTACAAACCTTTTCTCGCGTTACACTTCAGCCCATCTGATCTGCTGAAATCTATGCTTACATAAGCTCCACTGTCCAAACCTGAAGTACCATTTTGGAGATGGCAAGCTGGCGCTGTAGTACTCGCCTCACAGCTTAGAGGGTCATCACGTAAATTCAGAGCAATGTAGTTTAAGCCATTCTGAAATCCAGTTGAGGTATCCCTGgacattttgttttcctgaccatcagaaatgttttcatcCGGTTTCAACCAAACGTTGTCGAAtgaggcagagctgtgtcttTTGCTACTGTCAGTAAAGAAAGAGGATGAGGTTGTCACAGTCCCAGCAGAAGAGAACGTCTCAGAACTGTGTCTCCTCCTGCCTTGAGGGTCAGCTCGAATCACTTTCGGTCCTATAGGAGGGTCAGAGCTAGGGACAGAGAAGCTACTGCTACCAGCATATCGATCAACAATGCAGAGTCTATTAACGATGGAAGAAGGACTATCCATCTTCACAGCACTGTCAGATTCAGTGGCAAATGGCCTTGGTGGTGTTGCTGCCATGTTGAACGTCATCTCAGTGTAGTCATCAGTCCTGTTACTTGCTGTGCTAACACAGGCAGCACCAAATGAGAGCCTGGCATAGTCAGGGTTTGGTTGGTTTCTAGGAATACTGGAACTTGCATAAATTGAAATATCTGTTAGGGAGTTTGACAGTTCCTTCGCTGCTTTCGGTGACTGCACATCCAAGTCAACACTCATGTAATCAGAGAGCGGTGACTGCCTGTGGTCACTACTTGAGCCTAGAGATGATGGAGATCCTTCTGCAGATAAGGAATAGGGCGTGTTACTCGCCTTTTCACTGAAATCAATATTGATGTATTCACCAGGACTCGCCGGCTCAGGCGGAACTGTACGATCATACATTCTGGGGATGGTATTACTCCCTCTCGTACCTAGGGGCAGCCGTGTgggcctggcagccctgctctgcacaagTCCTTCATCCGAACCCTTCAACGTTGGCAATTTGGAGATGCCATTAGCCAGAGTCTCGCTGCTGACCCCCTTCACATTTTCTGGTGCACCATACAAGAGTTTTCCAGGTGAAGACATTGGAACATATTCACTGTGGTCACCATTTTGTCCTGATAATGCCTTAAAGCTTCGGggcaaagaaaaatatgaactAAAACCTTTGGAAACAGAAGTGGTATGGATATAATTTGAATCACTGGGGTGTTTTGGAACTGAATTGCCAGGTGACATATCCATATACTCGTTGTTTACGATCTTCTCATTACTTCCTTTAGAGGCAAATCCAGTTAAAGGACTCCGTACAGGTGAAGAGCTGCCCTTTGGAAACATCATCATATAGCCTCGGGAGTCAACCTGAGATGGTGACCACGAATTGTTAATCTGTTTTGGAACAGACATGCTTTTAGGAGTCATTGGCAAATAATCGCTGGTGCTGGATAGAGAAGATGCAACTCCTGGCATCATTGGCATGTACCCATCATCCCTGGCTTTACTCCTGCTTTGGTTACACGTGGAATCAAGGGTAGTGTCACTGTACTCCAATTCATGGTTATCTTTCAATTTTGGTGTTTCAGAGTAAAGTAATCGTCCATGATTTCCTGCAGAATCTTCATCCAACAAAGCTGTAGTTTGCGTTGTCTTCTGCTGCACTGCCACAGAAGCTGGCTTTGTCAGAGAGTAAGCTCTTTTCCTGAAGCATTTTTCAGCCTCCATATAATCATCTCTTGAGCCATCATCTCCCTGTTGCTTATTCATGGACATGTACTCACTCAGACAGTTCTCCTCTCTGATAGGTGGCGTGTTTCCCAGGGAATCTGGTGTATTACTCCTCACCCTAAAGTACCTGAAAtcgccagggctggagccataCTCATCAGAAGAGATGAATCCCCCATCACTTGGGGAACCACAAACAGATGAGCTGGAAGGCCTGGTCAGCATGTCCGAAGCAGAACCATGGCCACTGCTGGAAGAAACACTGATGGGACTTGTGGTGGAGGGAAAATGAGAAACAGGCAGCGAAGCAGACCTGGTGTGGTAAGATGAGCTGAAAGCAGCTCTCACGTACCTTCCACTCCCTTCTTGCCGGCCCAAATTCATCCTTGCAGTATTCAGGTGTATCAGACTCCCCGTCACTGACCTAAAAGGTCTAGTCATGgttccttctccttcactggatGTTCTGAAACGATAGGAGTTGTTGCTTTTGGTGGTAGGAGGAGTGCCTCCAGCAACGCTCTCAGTTCTAGATCTTCTCTGCAAGCCTGTCTGGCTGGGGGGAAGGTTGCCCAAGTGCCTTCTGGTGGTGATGAAGGATATGGGATTGGTACCGCTGCCACCACCAGAAGACTGGCTCTTGCTTCGGGGCCTGAACTCTGCAAAGGCCTTCAGAGCTTTCATAGTATCCAGAAAAGTCTCGTGCATATTTTGGGCAACAACCGAATCATCCACTTGCATCCAGAGCTCTCCAGGCCCAATGGAGGCAGATCTGCCCACTTCAATGAAGAAGAAGTTCTCTGAGTGTCCGCAGCGGCGAATGTTCATAAGCTGCAAGTGAACAGAGGGCACCTCCGAGTTCAGCTTGACAAGGTGGATGGCTTTGCTGGAGAGGCACAACCTATACACTCCAGTGAGGTTTTTCGTTTGTCCCAAGCCTTTGGGCTTCACGTTGACCTGCCACACCTCCTTGAAAACAGTGCCAGGCCTCAGGGTGGCCCCGTAGTGCTCATCATCGTCATCCACCTGCTGGTCGGCATGgtcctcctgctccaggaagCCCCTCTTGCTCTGATTCATGAGCTCGCTGATGGCCTGGTACCAGGCCTCCTGCTCGGCGTCGTTCTCGGCCAGCATGGCGAAGTACTCGTCCTTGGTGTACAGGGCTATAATGTGCTTGTGCTTAGCGTCGGCCCGGCGGCTCACGGTGAAGCACTGGTACAGGGGGATGACCCGCTTGGGCGGGGGGCAGCACagcgcggccgccccgccggcccccgccgcccgcAGGCTGCTCTTGAACTTCTTCTCGCTGTCATAGTACTCCAGCCGGGCGGGGGCCAGGTGGCTCTCGGCCCGCAGGACGAAGTAACGCTTGTGCCCGTGCTTCTGCTTCCGCAGGTACCCGCATTTCCTCACGTCCTCGCCGGCGCCGCGGCCCGCCGGGGGGGGCTGCCCGCCGCGGCCCGCCGAGGGAACGGCCCGGCCCGTTGCGGGGGCGGCCTCGGGCGCCGGGCACAGCGAGGCGCTGGGCGAgcgccgcagcagcagcagcaggtggtGCGGCTGAGGGGACGGGCAGCGCCCGCCCTCGCCCGCCGCCGGCTCCCCCTCGCCCGCCGCCGCGCCGAGCACGCCGGGCTCCTGCTGGGGCGCGGCTCCGCCTCCCGTGTGCCGGGCGCCCGGCTCCtcctcgccgccgctgccgccgccaccgccgccgcccGAGCCATTCATCCCGCTCGCCATCTTAGGGGCCACGCAGGGTCCGGTGCCGCCGGGGACGGGGCGCAGGGCGGGCAGCGGGAATCCGCGCTCACCGGAGAAGCGCCCCGTGCATGGGAAGCGGGCGGTGCCTCCTGCGGCCCCAGCCCGCTCCGCGCTGCCCCGCTCGCTCCGGCCACTCGCACTcacgggcggcggcggcggcaccgcGGCGAAAACATCACGTGACTCCGCGgagggcggggccgcggcgggcggggcgcgcGGGGCGAGGGGGCAGCGGCGAGCCGACCGGGCCGCGCGCCAGAGTGGCAGTGGCAGAGCCAATAGGAAACGGCAGTCCTTCGCCAGAGAGCCAATCAGCGGGCGCAGCGGGGAGGAGAGGCGGGCTTCGCTGCGCCCTGTCCTGGGAGGCGGGGCTACAAAGGACGGACAACACGGCGGGCCAATGGGAggcggcggccgcgccgggCTGGCCGCGATCTGCAGGGGtgtttcctgtgctggggaaagagGCGGGGCCGGCTGTGATTGGCAGGAGTGTTGAGCGGTCGGTCCGGCAGCCAATCCGCgcctcacacacacagacaggggAGGCAAGGCGGGGGGGCTGTGTATTCGGCGGCGAGAGTAAGGGGGAAGGCGGGGCATTGAGGAGATGGGCAGGCCGTTTGGCTAATCAGCGCAAAGCCCCGGCTGACGAACACTACCGGCTGACGTTGCGTTCGCCCGGTTCCTTAGGGGCGGGGCCCGCCCCTAGCGCGCGGAGCTGGCGGCGGCTGCCATTGGCCGGCGGGGAGGGCGCGCGGGGGGGGCGGAGCGGCGGCAGGGGCGGGGGGGCGGAGCGCGCGCCGCAGAGGAAGTAAACAACCCGGCCGCGCGCAAGCGGCCCGCGCGAGGGCGGGCGGCGCGAGGGGCCGCGCGTGACGGCCCCCCCGGGCGCCATGTCTGACCCGGGGCTCTGCCTCAGCCGCCCTCACGGACCCCACACATCCCCTCAGCCTCTAGAGCCCACTCACCGCCCTACAGACTGTCATAGTCCCGACAGCCGCTCATAGCCCCCACCACCCCTCAAAGCCCTCACAGATTCTCTCATAGCCCCCACCACCCCTCAAAGCCCTCACAGATTCTCTCATAGCCCCCACCACCCCTCAAAGCCCTCACAGATTCTCTCATAGCCCCCACCACCCCTCAAAGCCCTCACAGATTCTCTCATAGCCCCCACCACCCCTCAAAGCCCTCACAGATTCTCTCATAGCCTCCTCAAAACCCTCACAGCCCCCTCATCCCCCACTTGCTGCGCTGGCAGAGCAGCGCGGTGTTGGTGACGTGCAGTGGTTGTTTATTTTCCATACGCTGCTGTGTCACCCTTGTCTCGGGTTCGGGGCTGCCCGCCGCCAGTCGCAGTATGGTGACAATCCGCGGTACTGCTGTGACCGCTGTGCAATCCTTTGCCTGTGGGATCCGAGTAGGCCACTGACATAACTCCTAGGCTTTAGGTCAAAATATGAGAAGAGTGAAGAGCAAATTCATTCTGTTTCACAGTTAATGGGCACTTCTGTGACATAAAAATCTCTGCCCCATCTAGATTAATTGTATTGATAAAATACAGCGCAGGATGTTATTACACGTACGGCTGCCCCACCGTTTCAGAGGCAATGTTGGAGGGCAGGGAGCCACTTCCAGTCCTCTCCCCACTTCCCCAACACTCTCTTCCTCTGGTGATTAACTCCTGCCTTTGCCCGCCCGCCTGTGTGCTCAGCGAGGCCGCTGTCCAggctgtgggcagagcacacagcagctccGTGACAGCCCGAGCCCAGGCCTGCTCCTGGGCGGGGGTGCCTAaactgcagggcagggcagggtgttGGCCAGGATGCTGTTCCTGGTGCCTCCTCACTCCGAATAAAAGCGTCCCTGCCAAAGGTACCTTTTATTTGAGTTAGGAGTTTGTGCGTGCCAGTCATGTCAAGTGTAAAAATAATCCTTTTCCTGTAATACAACAGCAAAGATCGTTTCCCTAGCCAGGAATTTTGACCACACGTCTCTTTACTTTCTGTCTTGATTTGCTTTCAAGTCATTCTTGGACTCCCTCACCTATGATTCATCATGAGATGACAACTCTCAACAATTCCTGACACCAGCTTCCATCACCcacttggtttgttttgggatAAATagctctgtgttttctttcattctcccTCTCAGGTGTgggaaaagatatttttttaaagtccaGTAACTCAATTTGAAAGCTGACATGCCAAACCTAGTACTTGCCATATTGATTGTTCATGTCTCTTGTTTTTCATAATTCTCTATTCACTGCCTGCTCACAGTGTTTAAGCTGCACTCTTTTTGGTTTATGTTTTTACATCATCTAACATGGCATATTCCTGTACATGATTAGAGGTCCTAAGTGTTATGGCAATACAGTAAATAGGTTGTAGCTacagaaatttatttattcCCAAAACAAGAATTATTAACACTAGAAAACTGAGattaaatatagtttttaaaGCCATTCAGACATGTTGGCACAAAAATACACAACTAAACTCTCCATTAGTTAATGGTGTCATGAATTAACTATAAAATTATATTGCAGTATATTGTTAATAGCCCTTGGTAGAATTAAACTGGTTTCTGAAGAtgaattccttttatttttcattcttttctacCTGGTCTGTCAGTTGGGTGAGGCTGAGATTTCCATAATTGTTTGGGTTTCATTCTGTACTTTTACATGAAAATTTAAAGTGGTTTTAAATGTATAGAGCAAGGTGAACTTTGTTCATTGCATGCTTATTTGGGCTGGTTGCTGCAGGATATACatgggaagaagaaaggaaaacttTTGAAAGAAAGGGCTTGGGTTCTcttttttgtttatgtttttttttagtCATCAACCTCTGGGCTTGCTTGACAGTAACTATGAATAATCTGTCCCTGTAAGAAGCAACGTATTACTGTTTTCTGGTCTCTTTTAAAGTCCTTTGCTCTTACATTGCACTTACAGTGCTTTTGCTAGGGAGTTGAGAAAGCAACCTATGCATAATTAAGTCATGCAGAATTTTGGGGTGGTGGACACATGTGATCAGACCCGCAGGGACCTGCAGAAACAGAATAAATAGAAATGGATTTTTCCACTGGGTTCTCTCTGGCTTAAAAGAAGTGCTTAGCATTCCTGGAAACTTAATTTGTTCATGTTTTCCTACATGACTACTACTAAAAAATACTTACTGAAAGTACAAGGTAATCTATAATTTGCATACCTCCTCTCAACTTTCATTAGTAGGAAGAACAACtatttgttttctctctctttgaATATATATTGTTTAGAGTCTTTTGTGCAGTTGTGGAATCAAAATTACTGGTTTCCTGTagtaatgatttttttatttttgtagctTATATAAAACATTTAAGTATACCTGTTAGTGTATGATACCCCTCCATTACTGAAATAATTGTCTGGCTATGGGATTGGATCTAATTTTACTACCTTTTTTGTCACAAATGATTATAACTTTCACAAATTTCTGTAGGTGTCTTTCTTACTGTTTCTCTGGCTACTCGTCTGGCACATAGCCATAGTTCACTATGTGACTGAAGTCAGTGCCCCACTTTTTATAAAAAATCAGCTTTATATTCTTCAGTTTTGCTGACAGAAACCAACATAGCCTGTGTATGAAATGTTTCCTTAGCTGTGGGTGCATTGTCTTtcagaaactaaagagaaaTCAAGATCCCCTCCACGCGTCTCTTGATCTTCACCAGACTTGAAGAACCTGTAGTTCTTAGAGCTGGAGGTATGTTTGCTTTGTGTTTCATGTATTTGCTCTTTCTACCCTACCAACTGTCTGCATGAAGCAAGCACTGTCAAAGGCCAAAAATTTGAAACCATTTCTTTCATGGCAGTTTCCACAAGTGGCTATAATGTGTGTAATATAAAGCAATTAAGCTATTGGTAGTCATATTGTTGACCCAAATGGAGGGCCAAATATGTCATCTGTGGCTGAAGTACTGAGGAACAAGGAATGGGTTCCTGCAGGGATCTCTGAAATTCCATAAGGAGTGATATTATTTAGTTAAGATATAAGAAGTAAATTATTTTGGATGTGATGTTGCATGATTTATTGCTCATTTATTCTAGTTACAACAGTCTATCTTATGCCCATCCTCAGTTACATCTACAGGAGTAATTACCCAATAAAACCAGAAAGGAAATCAGTTTTGTTGAGTAGTAAAACACAATCCTGGCTTGGTCCTTCTTGTGACATGTTCATAAAAGAAAAGGAACTGGAGAAATTACCTctgtataaataaaaatatctcaGAAGTATTTAGCAACCAAAGGATGTTAAGTGAAAGGTAAGATTCACAGTTTTTAATTGTATGTGTTATATTTTCACCAATCATATATTTCTATACATTtgtgcaaaataaattaatgtaaTTGTTCATAATGTGTATTTGTGGCCCAAACTCTTCCCTCATTTTAACTTTACATCTCCAAAGTAGCCTGCTGTCATTAACTTCTTATCAGTTGTGCTCTCACAGTAGGTCATACGGTGATTTTTATTGGAGGCAAAGTTAGCTCACAAAATCCAAGAGAACAGTGGTTTTAAATTACCAGTTAGCATGAGTCATTCTGCAGATGGGGAAGTGTCCCTGTCCACTGTATGTCAGTGGAATAAGGAAATGAAACTATTGTGCCATTTCCTAACCAAGATTCAGAGGACAGTAATACCCTCTGTTTAAGGTACAGATAGGGAGCTCTAAATTGTCACTTGAGTTTGCAGCTTGCCCTACTTCCTTGGGCAAATCTCTCCCTCTGCTGTGTTTCAATCCTGTGGTCATTTAATGGAAATAAGAATTCCTCCCTTTCTCAAAAGAGTGTTTTTAGAGATAAAATCTGTTCATGACAAAAAGCCTCACACATTTTGGTATCAAGGGTTATATAAAATTATTGTAAAGCCAGCCTGAGGGCTTCCTTTATCCTTACAGTTGTGTAGAATCCACTAAGAGTCCTCTACGCATGCATTTCCCAGCATAAGCTACATGTGGTCTTATTTCCCTCATCCAGGCCTTCCTTGCTGTGTTGAAATAAGATGCTGGAACCTTCACAGCAATTGTGATGATGCTCACTTATGAAAATGTACAGATTTGAATTTAAGATTTTCAGGCACAAAGATTAAAGGCAAACATATTAAAGAGTTCCCAGCTTAAGTTAGAGGGAGCTGTGGGTGCTCAGCACTTCTCTGATAATGAGGATTTGGTTGTTTATTTGTTCCATTATACTCCTTTCACCATCTATCTAATCCTATCACATCATTGTCTACAGAAATACTCAGACTCTTGGTTTCTTTACTGTTCTGTATAATTGGGGATGGTGTCACCACGCAGTGAAAAGAGCCACAGAATGCTGTTTTTCAAAGGCATTTACTCACATTAGCACAACGTTTCTCACTGGATCATGAATGAATAGTAAGATTATTCTGCCTGTTTGGTTTCCTGTTGATGGATAGTTGCTGTTTGCGATATACAGATTTAGGATTATGTTTCATATTATGCAACTCTGCTAGTGAAAGAAACACAAATGTGCTCTTTTGCTATACACAGTTTGGCCATATACAGGGTTTATAGTACTAGCAGCAATCTGTAGCAACATCAAGCAGGGCGATTAATTTCATCTcccccaccaaaaaaagaaaggccttTTTGATGCCCAAACGGGGACATGAGGAATTTGAGATCAGGACAGAGGAAAAGGTAATGGACAAAACATGGATGAACAATTCTAGAGAGGGAAGAGCAGAATGATTGTGGAGCATTTTGGTAGTTCTAAATGTGGTGAAGGAATGAGGGGAGTATTGTCTGTAACTTTTGTTGGTGTTGATGTTAGTTTGATTTTGGTGCAGGGAATTCTTTTGGTTGATGTAAGTGAAGTTTGTGATGAATGTGTGTTTCAATTATAATTCTTAAACATACAGTACCCAGAGGTGAGGGATGAAATGTGTTTGGCttgctggctgaggcagcacGGTGTTGGTCACATGCAGTGGGTTGTTTTGGTAGATTTGGGTAGCTGGGCCTAGGGCTGCacgggtggcttctgtgagcagctgccaggagctTCCCCCGTGTCCAGTACAGCCAATGCCAGCCTAGGCGGTGCTGGCCCCTCAAGGGGGGGAAGCGTGATTATGGGTTTTCTGAGGTGGTCGTCCCTGTTTCCATCTCA comes from the Passer domesticus isolate bPasDom1 chromosome 7, bPasDom1.hap1, whole genome shotgun sequence genome and includes:
- the IRS4 gene encoding insulin receptor substrate 4 is translated as MASGMNGSGGGGGGGSGGEEEPGARHTGGGAAPQQEPGVLGAAAGEGEPAAGEGGRCPSPQPHHLLLLLRRSPSASLCPAPEAAPATGRAVPSAGRGGQPPPAGRGAGEDVRKCGYLRKQKHGHKRYFVLRAESHLAPARLEYYDSEKKFKSSLRAAGAGGAAALCCPPPKRVIPLYQCFTVSRRADAKHKHIIALYTKDEYFAMLAENDAEQEAWYQAISELMNQSKRGFLEQEDHADQQVDDDDEHYGATLRPGTVFKEVWQVNVKPKGLGQTKNLTGVYRLCLSSKAIHLVKLNSEVPSVHLQLMNIRRCGHSENFFFIEVGRSASIGPGELWMQVDDSVVAQNMHETFLDTMKALKAFAEFRPRSKSQSSGGGSGTNPISFITTRRHLGNLPPSQTGLQRRSRTESVAGGTPPTTKSNNSYRFRTSSEGEGTMTRPFRSVTGSLIHLNTARMNLGRQEGSGRYVRAAFSSSYHTRSASLPVSHFPSTTSPISVSSSSGHGSASDMLTRPSSSSVCGSPSDGGFISSDEYGSSPGDFRYFRVRSNTPDSLGNTPPIREENCLSEYMSMNKQQGDDGSRDDYMEAEKCFRKRAYSLTKPASVAVQQKTTQTTALLDEDSAGNHGRLLYSETPKLKDNHELEYSDTTLDSTCNQSRSKARDDGYMPMMPGVASSLSSTSDYLPMTPKSMSVPKQINNSWSPSQVDSRGYMMMFPKGSSSPVRSPLTGFASKGSNEKIVNNEYMDMSPGNSVPKHPSDSNYIHTTSVSKGFSSYFSLPRSFKALSGQNGDHSEYVPMSSPGKLLYGAPENVKGVSSETLANGISKLPTLKGSDEGLVQSRAARPTRLPLGTRGSNTIPRMYDRTVPPEPASPGEYINIDFSEKASNTPYSLSAEGSPSSLGSSSDHRQSPLSDYMSVDLDVQSPKAAKELSNSLTDISIYASSSIPRNQPNPDYARLSFGAACVSTASNRTDDYTEMTFNMAATPPRPFATESDSAVKMDSPSSIVNRLCIVDRYAGSSSFSVPSSDPPIGPKVIRADPQGRRRHSSETFSSAGTVTTSSSFFTDSSKRHSSASFDNVWLKPDENISDGQENKMSRDTSTGFQNGLNYIALNLRDDPLSCEASTTAPACHLQNGTSGLDSGAYVSIDFSRSDGLKCNARKD